The proteins below come from a single Balaenoptera musculus isolate JJ_BM4_2016_0621 chromosome 1, mBalMus1.pri.v3, whole genome shotgun sequence genomic window:
- the LOC118905225 gene encoding afadin- and alpha-actinin-binding protein isoform X9, which yields MGDWMTVTDPGLSSESKYISQYTSETKMSPSSLYSQQVLCSSIPLSKNVHSFFSAFCTEENIEQSISYLDQELTTFGFPSLYEESKGKETKRELNIVAVLNCMNELLVLQRKNLLAQENVETQNLKLGSDMDHLQNCYAKLKEQLETSRREMIGLQERDRQLQCKNRNLHQLLKNEKDEVQKLQNIIASRATQYNHDMKRKEREYNKLKERLHQLVMNKKDKKIAMEVLNYVGRADGKRGSWRTGKTEASFFLRNEDEMYKILLNDYEYRQKQILMENAELKKVLQQMKKEMISLLSPQKQKPRERADDSTGTVISDIEEDAGELSRESMWDLSCETVREQLTNSIRKQWRILKSHVEKLDNQVSKVHVEGFNDEDVISRQDHEQETEKLELEIQQCKEMIKTQQQLLQQQLATACDDDTTSLLRDCYLLEEKERLKEEWSLFKEQKKNFEKERRSFTEAAIRLGLERKAFEEERASWLKQQFLNMTTFDHQNSENVKLLSAFSGIPSVY from the exons ATGGGAGATTGGATGACTGTTACAGATCCAGGTCTGTCTTCAG AAAGCAAATACATCTCTCAATATACCTCAGAAACAAAGATGTCTCCATCAAGTTTATACTCACAGCAAGTGCTATGCTCTTCAATACCTTTATCAAAAAATGTGCACAGTTTTTTTAGTGCCTTCTGCACAGAAGAGAATATTGAACAGAGTATTTCATATCTTGATCAG GAATTGACTACTTTCGGTTTTCCTTCATTATATGAAGAATCCAAAGgtaaagagacaaagagagaattaaaTATAGTTGCTGTTTTAAATTGTATGAATGAGCTACTTGTACTTCAGCGGAAGAACCTTCTAGCTCAGGAAAATGTGGAAACACAGAATCTGAAACTGGGAAGCGATATGGACCATCTGCAGAACTGCTATGCAAAACTTAAG GAACAACTGGAAACCTCCAGGAGAGAAATGATTGGTCTTCAGGAAAGAGACAGACAGTTACAATGCAAGAACAGGAATTTGCATCAGCtactgaaaaatgagaaagatgag gtgcagaaattacaaaatattattgCAAGTCGAGCTACTCAATATAATCATGATATGAAGAGAAAAGAGCGTGAATATAATAAACTAAAGGAACGTCTACATCAACTTGTTATGAACAAGAAGGATAAAAAAATAG CTATGGAAGTTTTAAATTACGTGGGGAGAGCTGATGGAAAAAGAGGCTCCTGGAGGACGGGTAAAACTGAAGCCAG TTTCTTTCTCAGGAACGAAGATGAAATGTATAAAATTCTCTTGAATGATTATGAATATCGTCAGAAACAAATCCTAATGGAAAATGCTGAACTTAAGAAGGTTCTTCagcaaatgaaaaaggaaatgatttctcttctttctccccaaaAGCAGAAACCTAGAGAAAGAGCAGATGATAGTACAGGAACT GTTATCTCTGATATTGAAGAAGATGCTGGGGAACTGAGTAGAGAGAGTATGTGGGACCTTTCCTGTGAAACTGTGAGAGAGCAGCTTACCAACAGCATCAGAAAACAGTGGAGAATTTTGAAAAGTCATGTAGAAAAACTTGATAACCAAG tttcaaagGTACACGTAGAAGGTTTTAATGATGAAGATGTAATCTCACGACAAGACCATGAACAAGAAACTGAAAAACTTGAGTTAGAAATTCAACAGtgtaaagaaatgattaaaactCAGCAGCAACTTTTACAG caGCAGCTTGCTACTGCGTGTGATGATGACACCACTTCACTGCTACGAGACTGTTACCTGTTGGAAGAAAAGGAACGCCTCAAAGAAGAATGGTCCCTATttaaagagcaaaagaagaatTTCGAGAAAGAAAGACGAAGCTTTACAGAAGCAGCTATTCGCCTAGGATTGGAG